A stretch of Allostreptomyces psammosilenae DNA encodes these proteins:
- the rodA gene encoding rod shape-determining protein RodA: protein MRRLLDADSPLRTTDWLLTGSALALSLLGSLLVWSATRNRVELTDGDPREFFYRHLVNLAIGLALAVGVVWFGHRRLRAAVPVLYLLSLALTALVLTPLGATINGAHAWLLIGGFSLQPAEFIKVTVIMGMAMLLAARVDAGDREYPAGRAVLQSLLLAVVPCVIIMMMPDLGSVMVVVAIVLGVLLASGASNRWVLGLILAGVVGAVAVWQLGLLSDYQINRFAAFANPDLDPSGAGYNTNQARIAIGNGGLFGTGLFQGTQTTGQFVPEQQTDFVFTVAGEELGFVGGMAILLLMGVVLWRACRIARQAQDLYSTIVAGGIVAWFAFQMFENIGMNLGIMPVAGLPLPFVSYGGTSMFAVWIAVGLLQSIKARRPLAAV, encoded by the coding sequence GCGCCCTGGCACTGTCGCTGCTCGGCAGCCTGCTGGTGTGGTCCGCCACCCGCAACCGGGTCGAGCTGACCGACGGCGACCCCCGAGAGTTCTTCTACCGGCACCTGGTCAACCTGGCCATCGGCCTGGCCCTGGCGGTCGGCGTCGTCTGGTTCGGGCACCGGCGGCTGCGCGCCGCCGTGCCCGTGCTCTACCTGCTGTCGCTGGCGCTGACCGCCCTGGTGCTCACCCCGCTGGGCGCCACCATCAACGGGGCCCACGCCTGGCTGCTGATCGGCGGCTTCAGCCTCCAGCCGGCGGAGTTCATCAAGGTCACGGTGATCATGGGGATGGCGATGCTGCTCGCCGCCCGGGTGGACGCCGGGGACCGCGAGTACCCGGCCGGCCGCGCCGTGCTGCAGTCGCTGCTGCTCGCCGTGGTGCCCTGCGTGATCATCATGATGATGCCGGACCTCGGCTCGGTGATGGTGGTCGTCGCCATCGTCCTCGGCGTGCTGCTGGCCTCCGGCGCCTCCAACCGCTGGGTGCTGGGGCTGATACTGGCGGGCGTGGTCGGGGCGGTCGCGGTGTGGCAGCTCGGCCTGCTCAGCGACTACCAGATCAACCGCTTCGCCGCCTTCGCCAACCCCGACCTCGACCCCTCCGGCGCCGGCTACAACACCAACCAGGCGCGCATCGCGATCGGCAACGGCGGCCTGTTCGGCACCGGCCTGTTCCAGGGCACCCAGACCACCGGCCAGTTCGTGCCCGAGCAGCAGACCGACTTCGTCTTCACCGTGGCGGGGGAGGAGCTCGGCTTCGTCGGCGGCATGGCGATCCTGCTGCTGATGGGCGTGGTGCTGTGGCGGGCCTGCCGCATCGCCCGGCAGGCGCAGGACCTCTACAGCACCATCGTCGCCGGCGGCATCGTGGCCTGGTTCGCGTTCCAGATGTTCGAGAACATCGGGATGAACCTCGGCATCATGCCGGTGGCCGGCCTGCCGCTGCCGTTCGTCAGCTACGGGGGCACCTCGATGTTCGCCGTCTGGATCGCCGTCGGCCTGCTCCAGTCGATAAAGGCCCGCAGGCCGCTGGCCGCCGTCTGA